A genomic segment from Anaerococcus urinomassiliensis encodes:
- a CDS encoding sensor histidine kinase: MKTEKFYQSIVFKLIAAVVIIFIAMITITNYLINQKQIEMTEIMLRQIEEWMPSYKNSIVVTVNNAHLQSSADFKIYTFIVTGIVILTGSLIFAFIITKILNPLKDLQKNIAKVDIDRPETFSEKLLIEDGSSEIVDLSESFNSLMDRVYKDYKKQKDFSANVAHELRTPVAVMKAQVDVFKRKEMDDDTWVFVEKMDKSLEKLTNLINSVLIFSKNQEPHISKVCINSLIDEILFDLEDKIASKDLRVNFEKNTDLCINSDDALLQRLLFNIIENSIKYNIQGGFISIETKVIDDKLKIEIADSGIGMTDEQKKKIFDLFYQADKSRNGEGFGIGLSLSKQIADSLGAKIEVLDNEPKGSKFILTFK; this comes from the coding sequence ATGAAAACTGAGAAATTTTATCAATCCATTGTTTTTAAGCTGATTGCTGCTGTTGTTATCATTTTTATTGCTATGATTACTATAACAAATTATTTGATTAATCAAAAGCAAATAGAAATGACTGAGATTATGCTAAGGCAGATTGAAGAATGGATGCCTAGCTATAAAAATTCCATAGTTGTAACTGTAAATAATGCCCACCTACAATCATCAGCTGATTTTAAAATCTATACATTTATAGTAACTGGCATTGTGATATTGACTGGGTCTTTGATTTTTGCCTTTATTATTACAAAAATTTTGAATCCTCTAAAGGATCTCCAAAAAAATATTGCAAAAGTTGATATAGATAGGCCAGAAACTTTTTCAGAAAAACTTTTGATAGAAGATGGATCAAGTGAGATAGTGGATTTGTCAGAAAGCTTTAATAGTCTCATGGATAGGGTCTACAAGGACTACAAAAAACAAAAAGACTTTTCGGCAAATGTAGCCCATGAACTTCGCACACCCGTTGCAGTTATGAAGGCTCAGGTGGATGTTTTCAAGAGAAAAGAAATGGATGATGATACATGGGTCTTTGTAGAGAAAATGGATAAATCCCTAGAAAAACTTACAAATCTAATAAATTCCGTTCTGATTTTTTCCAAAAACCAAGAACCACATATAAGCAAGGTCTGCATAAATTCTTTGATAGATGAAATATTATTTGATTTAGAAGATAAAATAGCTAGCAAAGATTTAAGGGTAAACTTTGAAAAAAATACAGATCTTTGTATAAATTCAGATGATGCACTCTTGCAGAGATTGCTATTTAACATAATTGAAAACTCGATAAAATACAATATTCAAGGTGGATTTATAAGTATAGAAACTAAAGTTATTGATGATAAATTAAAAATAGAGATAGCAGATTCTGGTATTGGTATGACCGATGAGCAAAAGAAGAAAATATTTGATCTATTCTATCAGGCAGACAAATCAAGAAACGGAGAAGGCTTTGGAATAGGTCTATCCTTATCAAAACAAATAGCAGATTCCCTAGGTGCAAAGATTGAAGTTTTGGACAACGAGCCAAAGGGAAGTAAATTTATCCTTACTTTCAAATAA
- a CDS encoding CD1871A family CXXC motif-containing protein: MKKIDKKIIRNLIFVTSLVFMVYGASRGEVDTVFHKAVKLCLECIGIG, encoded by the coding sequence ATGAAAAAAATTGACAAAAAAATAATAAGAAATTTAATATTTGTCACTTCTCTAGTCTTTATGGTATATGGGGCAAGTCGTGGCGAAGTAGACACTGTCTTTCACAAAGCGGTGAAACTATGTTTGGAGTGTATTGGAATTGGATAA
- a CDS encoding 4Fe-4S binding protein, with protein MNPRHIIQAIATLVYNIHIPNFFKGRIYTGPTKKICLPGLNCYSCPGAAGACPIGSMQAVMGNKKYRFSYYVFGIMAFFGVMFGRLICGFLCPFGFFQDLIHKIPSKKLSTKKLWPLRYIKYGILFSLVIALGLVLRDVYEVIPPYFCKYICPQGILEGAFPLALKNPSLRLGMGALFNWKLGILIVTIILSTIFYRPFCKWICPLGAFYAFFNKYSFYQMEVSKSKCIDCGKCARVCKMDVDIRKNSCHSECIRCNDCVRACPTKAISTSMIKRRENDEN; from the coding sequence ATGAATCCCAGACATATTATACAAGCTATAGCGACACTAGTTTACAACATACATATACCGAACTTTTTCAAAGGGAGAATCTATACTGGACCAACAAAGAAGATATGCCTTCCTGGATTAAATTGTTATTCCTGCCCTGGTGCTGCTGGTGCTTGCCCGATTGGGTCCATGCAAGCTGTTATGGGCAACAAAAAGTATAGATTTTCATACTATGTGTTTGGCATAATGGCATTTTTTGGAGTAATGTTTGGAAGACTCATATGTGGCTTTCTTTGCCCATTTGGCTTCTTCCAAGATTTGATCCACAAAATCCCAAGTAAAAAATTGTCCACTAAGAAACTTTGGCCACTTCGCTATATCAAATATGGAATCCTATTTTCCCTAGTGATTGCCTTAGGTCTTGTCTTAAGAGATGTGTACGAAGTAATTCCTCCATATTTTTGCAAATACATCTGTCCACAAGGGATTCTAGAAGGTGCATTTCCCCTAGCACTTAAAAATCCTTCACTAAGACTTGGCATGGGAGCCTTATTTAATTGGAAGCTAGGAATTTTGATAGTGACCATAATCCTATCAACCATATTTTATAGGCCATTTTGCAAGTGGATTTGTCCACTGGGTGCATTTTATGCTTTCTTTAATAAGTATAGTTTTTACCAAATGGAAGTTAGCAAGTCAAAATGCATAGACTGTGGCAAATGTGCCAGAGTTTGCAAGATGGACGTTGACATTAGGAAAAATTCTTGCCATAGCGAATGTATCAGATGCAATGACTGTGTCAGAGCTTGCCCTACTAAGGCCATATCAACCTCAATGATAAAAAGGAGAGAAAATGATGAAAATTAA
- a CDS encoding TlpA family protein disulfide reductase, whose amino-acid sequence MKIKKFNAILLAGLMLTACGNQKAEKTENETKTEAKAETEDKTETKEETAPAEAMESMPEGANVVKENLPIDEPETNGEKITKLPSFTSKDQDGKDFTNEDIAKNDATVINLWFTGCSACIDEMDELNDLADELNKEDGVEFLSMCTDVNYDESTKEAFDRIIADKKPTYKTLAVDYEGEMKDYLENIFAYPTTIVVDKNGNIIGDPIEGALIPEEQVAKLKENIKKAVESSKNS is encoded by the coding sequence ATGAAAATTAAAAAATTTAATGCTATTTTATTAGCAGGTCTAATGCTTACAGCTTGTGGCAATCAAAAAGCTGAGAAAACTGAAAATGAAACTAAAACTGAAGCTAAAGCAGAAACTGAAGATAAAACTGAAACAAAAGAAGAAACTGCACCAGCTGAGGCTATGGAATCTATGCCTGAAGGTGCAAATGTAGTAAAGGAAAATCTTCCTATAGACGAGCCAGAAACAAATGGAGAAAAAATCACAAAATTACCAAGCTTCACATCAAAAGACCAAGATGGCAAGGATTTTACTAACGAAGATATTGCAAAAAATGATGCTACAGTAATCAACCTATGGTTTACAGGATGTTCAGCTTGTATAGACGAGATGGATGAGCTAAACGACCTGGCAGATGAGCTAAACAAGGAAGATGGGGTAGAATTCCTATCCATGTGTACAGATGTAAATTACGATGAATCTACCAAGGAAGCCTTCGATAGAATAATAGCTGACAAAAAGCCAACATACAAAACACTTGCGGTTGACTATGAGGGTGAAATGAAAGACTACCTAGAAAACATATTTGCCTATCCGACAACTATAGTAGTAGACAAGAACGGAAATATTATAGGAGATCCAATAGAAGGAGCCCTTATTCCTGAAGAACAAGTAGCAAAACTAAAAGAAAATATTAAAAAAGCTGTTGAATCATCAAAAAACAGCTAA
- a CDS encoding C39 family peptidase — translation MANKKILTLCAVISLSAFLHTNVANAADTSPTDNNYINETIEITDTNVEKLANKNILLTNNISDSGLEEDLDGKDEISKFSEDSSENAPLVYYKDINLDELLPLLKEDYQSPDTKPDKEENNEIAEEKEESQSTYKLKNDTIYQVVDGKESKAKDTWASVGGKIYYAGKDGKAYQGLKDIYGRKYFFNRDYNLAVDQTFIADGGTYQAGSDASVKLTEAAQKGWRGLGDKSYYFNDKGNLLRGLNDLGTNRFYFDKIDGLMLRNQIINEGFDKIHTADNGVAHYVGWDYYNGKLGYFNSNGTYSKGLKKIDGMTYGFDNAGKIYNRQYKKIDNQWWYFNKYGEASKSNGNFPKGWVGDKYYFSDGKPAEGLQVINGKTYIFHELTLEKQRNVEKVFNHKRYRTDGNGVARYIGEVNRYPAQAGTRGYFRGGFSKYLNRKTPYFTQNDPRWKYRPYASGNFGAYACGPTAMAMVLNRKLNRNDIYPTTTAIDARPYTAWNGTDWQYLIEGPENYGLKSYPVTVNEKAFIQALKENPIIVRVGNGYFINNGHYMVIDSYKDGKFYINDPFYSKKNTMEAHDFWRLKQEVTVAWEIK, via the coding sequence ATGGCTAATAAAAAAATTCTTACTTTATGTGCGGTGATATCCTTATCTGCATTTTTGCATACAAATGTAGCAAATGCCGCTGACACATCTCCCACAGATAATAATTATATAAATGAAACTATAGAAATCACAGATACTAATGTAGAAAAATTAGCAAATAAAAATATCTTGCTAACTAATAACATTTCTGATTCTGGATTGGAAGAAGACCTAGATGGCAAAGATGAAATAAGTAAATTCTCAGAAGATTCATCCGAAAATGCTCCGCTTGTATATTATAAAGACATAAATCTAGATGAGCTTTTGCCTTTGCTTAAAGAGGATTACCAAAGTCCAGATACAAAACCGGATAAAGAAGAAAATAATGAAATAGCTGAAGAAAAAGAGGAAAGTCAAAGCACTTACAAACTAAAAAATGACACAATATACCAAGTAGTAGATGGAAAAGAGTCCAAGGCTAAAGATACCTGGGCATCTGTTGGAGGTAAGATTTACTACGCTGGCAAAGATGGCAAGGCCTACCAAGGCCTAAAAGACATCTATGGCAGAAAATATTTCTTTAATAGAGATTACAATCTAGCAGTTGATCAAACATTTATTGCAGATGGTGGGACCTACCAAGCAGGAAGCGATGCTAGTGTTAAGCTAACAGAAGCTGCCCAAAAAGGCTGGAGGGGTCTTGGTGATAAATCTTACTACTTTAATGATAAAGGAAATTTATTAAGAGGACTAAATGATTTAGGCACCAATAGGTTTTACTTTGACAAAATCGATGGACTCATGCTTAGAAATCAGATAATAAATGAAGGTTTTGACAAAATCCATACTGCGGACAATGGAGTAGCCCACTATGTAGGTTGGGATTATTATAATGGTAAGCTAGGATATTTTAATTCCAACGGTACATATTCTAAGGGTCTTAAAAAAATTGATGGTATGACTTATGGTTTTGATAACGCTGGTAAAATCTATAATCGCCAATACAAAAAAATCGACAACCAATGGTGGTATTTCAACAAATACGGAGAAGCTTCCAAATCAAATGGAAATTTCCCTAAAGGTTGGGTTGGAGATAAGTATTATTTTTCAGATGGTAAACCAGCTGAAGGCCTTCAAGTTATAAATGGAAAGACCTATATCTTCCATGAATTGACTTTAGAAAAACAAAGAAATGTAGAAAAAGTTTTTAATCACAAGAGATATAGAACTGATGGAAACGGTGTAGCAAGATATATTGGTGAAGTTAACCGATACCCAGCTCAAGCTGGAACAAGGGGATATTTTAGAGGAGGATTTAGCAAGTACCTAAACCGTAAAACTCCATACTTTACACAAAACGACCCTAGGTGGAAATACAGGCCTTATGCCTCAGGTAATTTTGGAGCATACGCTTGTGGACCAACAGCCATGGCCATGGTTTTAAATAGAAAATTAAACAGAAACGACATATATCCTACAACTACAGCAATAGACGCCAGACCTTATACAGCATGGAATGGAACAGATTGGCAATATCTAATTGAGGGCCCAGAAAATTATGGACTAAAATCTTATCCAGTAACGGTAAATGAAAAAGCCTTTATTCAAGCCTTAAAAGAGAATCCTATCATTGTAAGGGTAGGCAATGGTTATTTTATAAATAATGGCCATTATATGGTAATTGATTCCTACAAAGATGGCAAGTTCTACATCAACGATCCATTTTATTCAAAGAAAAATACCATGGAAGCTCACGATTTCTGGAGATTAAAACAAGAAGTTACTGTGGCTTGGGAGATTAAATAA
- a CDS encoding MaoC/PaaZ C-terminal domain-containing protein: MYFEDYKVGMIFDEEIEPISFTEEEIIEYGKKYDPRPIHIDKEAAAKSRFGRIIAPGSFANMAFWGQWVKTGIDMDGLVAGAWLDGGQWIKPVYADTLYDIKVEITEKKVRREGIDGFVTYKLTAYDPDQEPVLHYEASGLVNYNNK, from the coding sequence ATGTATTTTGAAGATTATAAAGTAGGTATGATTTTTGATGAAGAAATTGAACCAATATCTTTTACAGAAGAAGAAATTATAGAATATGGCAAAAAATACGACCCAAGACCTATTCATATAGACAAAGAGGCTGCGGCAAAATCCAGGTTTGGTAGGATCATAGCCCCAGGTTCTTTTGCAAATATGGCCTTTTGGGGGCAATGGGTAAAAACAGGCATAGATATGGATGGACTTGTGGCTGGCGCATGGCTAGATGGTGGCCAGTGGATAAAGCCAGTATATGCAGATACTCTTTATGATATAAAGGTAGAAATTACTGAAAAGAAAGTCAGACGTGAGGGTATTGATGGCTTTGTGACCTATAAATTAACTGCCTATGACCCTGATCAAGAACCAGTTTTGCACTACGAAGCAAGTGGACTAGTGAATTATAATAATAAATAA
- a CDS encoding superoxide dismutase — protein MLELKKLAYEYNALEPVISKETMTFHHDKHHQAYVDTANKLLEGTGYEEKSCPKCLLKDIENITDDADKKQKLINNLGGVLNHNLFWDTMTPGGSSEPVGELKAAIEEKFGSFDAFKKEFEEAGKGQFGSGWAWLVVSEEGLEVISTKNQDNPILCGKTPLLGNDVWEHAYYLDYQNARAKYLEEWWKVVNWDVAEERYQKNCK, from the coding sequence ATGCTAGAACTTAAGAAATTAGCTTACGAATATAATGCACTAGAGCCAGTCATATCAAAAGAGACTATGACCTTCCACCACGACAAACACCACCAAGCTTATGTTGACACAGCAAATAAACTTTTGGAAGGCACAGGATATGAAGAAAAATCATGTCCAAAATGTCTATTAAAGGATATAGAAAATATTACAGATGATGCTGACAAAAAGCAAAAGCTTATCAACAATCTTGGCGGAGTTTTAAACCACAACCTATTTTGGGATACAATGACTCCAGGTGGATCAAGTGAACCTGTTGGTGAATTAAAAGCAGCAATTGAAGAAAAATTTGGATCATTTGATGCATTCAAAAAAGAATTTGAAGAAGCAGGCAAGGGTCAATTTGGTTCAGGTTGGGCATGGCTTGTTGTAAGTGAAGAAGGTCTTGAAGTTATCTCTACAAAAAATCAAGATAATCCAATTCTTTGCGGCAAAACTCCACTTCTAGGCAACGATGTTTGGGAACATGCTTATTATCTAGACTACCAAAATGCAAGAGCTAAATACCTAGAAGAATGGTGGAAAGTTGTAAACTGGGATGTAGCTGAAGAAAGATACCAAAAAAATTGTAAATAA
- a CDS encoding dicarboxylate/amino acid:cation symporter has product MGRLKNIGLVPKLIVAIVLGILIGTYMPAGFTRLFVTFSKIFGSFLSFIIPLMILAFVTKGIADLGEGAGKLLGITVLIAYCSTLVAGSLSYIMASNIFPKFITSAQVDAITASEGNGLEPYFTVPITPFFDVTSALIFAFMMGISISWLRKNHKGEVIYNAVSEFNLIIVRVLELAIVPVLPFFILGNFADMAHSGSVFAVLSIFWRIFLCIVTLHLLYITLMFIISGSYSGKNPFAMMKNEIKGYMTAVGTQSSAATIPVNLQCAANNGVSREISDFVVPLGATVHMPGSMITITGCVFTILYMYNLPHSFGLMLSLIATLGVAMVAAPGAPGGAVMSALPFLPIVGISPESAMASLLISLYLTQDSFGTAANISGDVALAVAVDKFYNRVILGNKDWTPAPVVENPR; this is encoded by the coding sequence ATGGGACGTTTAAAAAACATCGGACTTGTTCCAAAACTAATCGTTGCAATCGTTCTCGGTATCCTAATAGGCACATATATGCCAGCTGGATTTACGAGATTGTTTGTAACATTTTCTAAGATCTTCGGATCATTCTTATCATTCATTATTCCATTAATGATTTTAGCTTTCGTTACCAAGGGTATTGCAGATCTTGGTGAAGGCGCAGGTAAATTATTGGGTATAACAGTATTAATAGCATATTGTTCTACATTAGTAGCTGGAAGCTTATCATACATTATGGCTAGCAATATATTTCCAAAATTCATTACTTCGGCTCAAGTAGATGCTATTACAGCTTCAGAGGGAAATGGACTTGAACCATATTTCACAGTTCCAATAACACCATTTTTTGATGTAACAAGTGCTTTAATTTTTGCATTTATGATGGGTATTTCTATTTCTTGGTTACGTAAAAATCACAAGGGTGAAGTAATTTATAACGCGGTTTCTGAATTTAACTTAATTATTGTAAGAGTTCTTGAACTAGCAATTGTACCAGTTCTTCCATTCTTCATTCTAGGTAACTTCGCAGATATGGCACACTCTGGATCAGTTTTTGCAGTACTAAGCATATTCTGGAGAATATTCCTATGCATAGTAACCCTACACCTACTTTATATAACATTAATGTTTATAATTTCAGGTTCTTATTCAGGCAAAAACCCATTTGCTATGATGAAAAATGAAATAAAGGGATATATGACAGCTGTTGGTACACAATCATCAGCTGCAACAATTCCAGTAAACTTACAATGTGCAGCAAACAACGGTGTTAGCCGTGAAATCTCAGACTTCGTTGTGCCTCTTGGAGCTACAGTACACATGCCAGGTTCTATGATTACAATCACAGGTTGTGTATTTACAATTTTATACATGTACAACCTTCCACACTCATTTGGATTAATGCTTTCATTAATCGCAACTTTGGGTGTTGCTATGGTAGCTGCACCAGGAGCACCAGGTGGGGCTGTTATGAGTGCATTGCCATTCTTACCAATAGTAGGTATTTCACCAGAATCAGCAATGGCAAGTTTGTTGATATCTCTATACCTAACCCAAGACTCATTTGGTACAGCAGCAAACATCTCAGGTGACGTTGCATTAGCAGTAGCAGTAGACAAATTTTATAATAGAGTAATCTTAGGCAATAAGGATTGGACACCAGCACCAGTTGTTGAAAATCCAAGATAG
- the sdaAB gene encoding L-serine ammonia-lyase, iron-sulfur-dependent subunit beta encodes MTVNASIFDIIGPVMVGPSSSHTAGACKIANVARKIVEPGFNEVAFYLHGSFAATYKGHGTNRALVGGVLGFGPEDDRIINAFEYAKEQGIAYDFIETDLGDVHPNTVRIIFKYPDGRGPIDIEGSSIGGGAIVITKIYGNKIEYYANKPTLFMSYGEQKGIIAFVSSILFDHGYNINLMKTIKEGDNVMLVCELDEPLTEDVLELIRKGKDFTFIKYLQ; translated from the coding sequence ATGACAGTAAATGCGTCAATTTTCGATATCATAGGCCCAGTAATGGTTGGGCCAAGCTCTTCGCATACTGCAGGAGCTTGTAAAATAGCAAATGTAGCAAGAAAAATTGTTGAGCCAGGTTTTAATGAAGTCGCTTTCTATTTGCACGGATCTTTCGCAGCAACCTACAAGGGCCACGGTACAAATAGAGCCTTGGTTGGTGGAGTTTTAGGCTTTGGACCAGAAGATGATCGAATTATCAATGCTTTTGAATATGCAAAAGAACAAGGCATAGCTTATGACTTCATAGAAACAGACCTTGGCGATGTACACCCAAACACAGTAAGGATTATTTTCAAATACCCTGACGGAAGGGGCCCAATTGATATAGAAGGATCCTCAATCGGTGGCGGCGCAATAGTTATCACAAAAATTTATGGCAACAAGATTGAATACTATGCAAACAAACCAACCCTATTTATGTCATATGGAGAACAAAAGGGCATAATTGCCTTTGTTTCAAGCATACTCTTTGACCATGGTTACAATATTAACCTAATGAAAACCATAAAAGAAGGGGATAATGTGATGCTTGTTTGCGAACTAGACGAGCCGCTAACAGAAGATGTATTGGAATTAATTAGAAAAGGTAAAGATTTTACCTTCATTAAATACTTACAATAG
- the sdaAA gene encoding L-serine ammonia-lyase, iron-sulfur-dependent, subunit alpha has product MLTKFELLKERCQEENLTLWELSIKDEVENTKKTEEEIFDRLQRTLDIMKESSHAALDVAVTSVTGMTGGNAKTMNDYFLGGESILGETAAKAMAMALSTSEVNAAMGRIVAAPTAGASGILPATLMTMYHKYGYDDRKLMEAMLVATQIGQVIFDNATFAGAEGGCQAETGSAAAMAAAAAVYLRGYDIETQEKAATCALLNIMGLVCDPIGGMVEFPCNLRNANGVMNALASADMAMAGVTMYVTFDEAVEAMKRVGDSLPHGLRETGEGGIAVCPSALKLRAKYIDGTM; this is encoded by the coding sequence ATGCTTACAAAATTTGAATTATTAAAAGAAAGATGCCAAGAAGAAAACTTAACTTTGTGGGAACTATCCATAAAGGATGAAGTAGAAAATACTAAAAAAACTGAAGAAGAAATATTTGACAGACTCCAAAGAACACTTGACATAATGAAAGAATCTTCACACGCGGCCCTTGATGTAGCTGTAACATCAGTAACAGGAATGACAGGTGGCAATGCTAAAACAATGAATGATTACTTCCTGGGAGGAGAATCAATACTTGGAGAAACTGCAGCAAAAGCTATGGCTATGGCCCTATCAACAAGCGAAGTAAATGCAGCCATGGGTAGGATAGTCGCTGCACCAACAGCAGGTGCATCTGGAATACTTCCTGCAACACTTATGACTATGTATCATAAATATGGTTATGACGATAGAAAACTAATGGAAGCTATGCTAGTAGCAACCCAAATTGGCCAAGTAATATTTGACAATGCAACCTTTGCGGGAGCTGAAGGTGGATGCCAAGCAGAAACAGGATCAGCAGCAGCAATGGCAGCAGCTGCAGCAGTATACCTTCGTGGATATGACATAGAAACTCAAGAAAAAGCTGCAACTTGTGCCCTACTAAACATCATGGGACTCGTATGTGACCCAATCGGAGGCATGGTAGAATTCCCGTGTAACCTTAGAAATGCAAACGGCGTAATGAACGCCCTAGCAAGTGCTGACATGGCTATGGCTGGAGTTACTATGTATGTAACATTTGACGAAGCAGTAGAAGCTATGAAGAGAGTAGGAGATAGCCTACCACACGGCCTAAGAGAAACAGGAGAAGGCGGCATAGCAGTATGCCCATCTGCCCTAAAACTAAGAGCAAAATATATTGATGGTACAATGTAA
- a CDS encoding iron-containing alcohol dehydrogenase: MKVYSVPRVIVHGENSLDYLKELDGKKATIVTGGSSMKRFGFLDKAKEILEEGGMEVQIIDGVEPDPSIKTCKDGGAKMVEFGPDWIIALGGGSAMDAAKVMWVYYEHPGYDFAKLANFENPPLRNKAKMACIASTSGTASEITAFSVITDTENKIKYPLVHADFVPDVAIVDPEIPSKMPPLITAQTGMDVMTHAVEAYVSTSADDYTSPHALKAIELVFENLKKAYDNGEDLEAREKMHDASTLAGMAFSNASLGIVHSMAHKIGGIFHLTHGEANAIMLPYIIDYNRKSTDKYDELEKLLGIDDIAEEIRKLNASVGIAANIKDGKNTVIEEKDFEEVLDQMSKNAFADACTLTNPRETSAEDIKKIYKAAYYGEKVDF; the protein is encoded by the coding sequence ATGAAAGTTTACAGTGTACCAAGAGTAATAGTTCATGGTGAAAATTCCCTAGACTACCTAAAAGAGCTCGATGGCAAAAAGGCAACTATAGTTACTGGCGGATCTTCTATGAAGAGATTTGGATTTTTAGACAAAGCCAAGGAAATCCTTGAAGAGGGTGGAATGGAAGTTCAAATAATCGATGGAGTAGAACCTGATCCTTCTATCAAAACTTGCAAAGATGGTGGAGCAAAGATGGTAGAATTTGGTCCTGATTGGATTATTGCCCTAGGTGGAGGTTCTGCAATGGATGCTGCTAAGGTTATGTGGGTTTATTACGAACATCCAGGCTATGACTTTGCTAAGCTTGCTAATTTTGAAAATCCCCCACTAAGAAACAAGGCGAAGATGGCTTGTATTGCTTCAACATCAGGTACTGCATCAGAAATAACAGCATTTTCTGTAATCACAGATACAGAAAATAAGATAAAATACCCACTAGTTCACGCAGATTTTGTTCCAGATGTGGCTATAGTTGATCCAGAAATCCCATCCAAAATGCCTCCACTTATCACAGCTCAAACAGGTATGGATGTTATGACCCATGCAGTTGAAGCATACGTTTCAACAAGTGCCGATGATTACACATCACCTCATGCATTAAAAGCTATAGAACTTGTTTTTGAAAACCTAAAGAAGGCCTATGACAATGGAGAAGACTTAGAAGCAAGAGAAAAAATGCACGATGCTTCAACCCTTGCAGGAATGGCATTTTCCAATGCATCACTTGGTATAGTTCACTCCATGGCTCATAAAATTGGCGGTATCTTCCACCTAACCCACGGAGAAGCCAATGCGATTATGCTACCATACATCATTGATTACAATAGAAAATCTACTGATAAATATGATGAATTAGAAAAATTACTGGGTATTGATGATATTGCAGAAGAAATCAGAAAATTAAATGCATCAGTAGGAATTGCAGCAAATATCAAAGATGGAAAAAACACCGTAATTGAAGAAAAAGACTTCGAAGAAGTTTTAGATCAAATGAGCAAAAATGCCTTCGCTGATGCTTGTACCCTAACAAACCCAAGAGAAACATCAGCTGAAGATATCAAGAAAATATACAAGGCAGCTTACTACGGCGAAAAGGTAGACTTCTAG
- a CDS encoding GNAT family N-acetyltransferase, with amino-acid sequence MNADFKIDGKVLETDRLILRAFEEDDLDDFYEYASVPGVGEMAGWKHHENKEESKKILDMFIEGDKTFAIYHKNDNKIIGSIGIEKYGTEEEPVGFKNYIGRELGFVLSKEYWKSGLMSEAVFKIINYLFNTLNYDFLLAGYFSANLASKKLQEKCGFKAYKKTVFTTNMNTKEAGTLNLLLNPKKDIKFIFESL; translated from the coding sequence ATGAATGCTGATTTTAAGATTGATGGGAAAGTTTTAGAAACGGACAGATTAATACTGAGAGCTTTTGAGGAAGATGACTTGGATGATTTTTATGAGTATGCATCTGTTCCCGGCGTTGGTGAGATGGCTGGTTGGAAGCACCATGAGAATAAGGAAGAATCCAAAAAAATTTTAGATATGTTTATAGAGGGAGATAAGACATTTGCTATTTACCATAAGAACGATAATAAAATTATAGGATCTATTGGCATAGAAAAATATGGAACAGAAGAAGAGCCGGTAGGATTTAAAAATTATATCGGTAGGGAATTAGGTTTTGTATTGAGTAAAGAATATTGGAAATCAGGTCTTATGAGCGAGGCCGTATTTAAAATAATTAATTATTTATTTAATACTTTAAACTATGATTTTTTATTAGCGGGATATTTCTCTGCCAACCTGGCATCCAAAAAGCTCCAGGAAAAATGCGGATTTAAAGCTTATAAAAAAACAGTTTTTACTACAAATATGAATACCAAAGAAGCAGGCACGTTAAACCTTCTATTAAACCCTAAAAAAGATATAAAATTTATTTTTGAATCTCTATAG